A stretch of the Corythoichthys intestinalis isolate RoL2023-P3 chromosome 22, ASM3026506v1, whole genome shotgun sequence genome encodes the following:
- the lipea gene encoding lipase, hormone-sensitive a isoform X1, whose amino-acid sequence MPVAVGSDMDLKDVFSALDTVCEENISTFCGSSALADGAVNQRLVECLKQIQEHSRALKPTVASFTAVYHHYDFDAETPGNGYRTLIKVLHSCLLHILHKGLYIASNHKSSFFRADHNVSELEAYCSALRQLRALLYLAKRLINDNDFGQLYSLQDLDLSHRYVQEYSSLHKACFYGRCLGFQFSPSLRPFLQTIVISMISFGETYGKQQSGLGLAALSLLTSGKYVIDPELRGAEFERITQNLDLQFWKSFWNITESELLTGFSRIASYPVQLNLTLTIPPIPLRLPLASDPSLSTAVSPPLAHWGPGPVHMRLISHELREGQDSEELLALSRDSPPSGSSSNLAGVQKQPPSPWLLIHFHGGGFVAQTSRSHENYLRSWSKQLNVPVLSVDYSLSPEAPFPRALEECFYAYCWALKNCHLLGSTADRICLAGDSAGGNLCITVSMKAMTCGIRVPDGIMAAYPATLLTTDASPSRLLTLLDPLLPLGVLAKCLNAYAGADSQTVQPAVGNNSLRALSRDTTVLLSELTQGASSWIQSFLPPLWPTSRTPSQTPTDSKSTERNTSLTSPANTQCHVDYPEGFQPLRSQCLAVVQPTSCPIIRNPFVSPLLAPDSLLRGLPPVHLVASALDALLDDSVMFAKKLRDLGQPVSLTVVEDLPHGFLSLLQLSKETEVAAEICLEKIREIFRKEDTANCSDKARRD is encoded by the exons ATGCCTGTTGCTGTCG GCTCAGACATGGATCTCAAGGATGTATTTTCAGCCTTGGACACTGTCTGTGAAGAAAATATTTCCACTTTTTGTGGATCTTCCGCTCTCGCCGACGGCGCTGTTAACCAGCGTTTGGTAGAGTGCTTGAAGCAGATTCAGGAACACAGTCGGGCCCTCAAGCCGACAGTCGCTAGCTTCACTGCGGTCTACCACCATTATGACTTTGACGCAGAGACACCAGGGAACGGGTATCGCACATTAATCAAG GTGCTCCACTCGTGTCTTCTACACATCCTCCACAAGGGTCTCTACATCGCCTCGAATCACAAGAGCTCCTTCTTCCGGGCTGATCACAATGTTTCCGAATTGGAGGCTTACTGTAGCGCTTTGCGCCAGCTGCGAGCGCTACTCTACCTAGCCAAGCGGCTAATCAACGACAATGATTTCGGTCAACTGTACTCCTTACAGGACCTGGACCTAAGCCACAGATACGTGCAGGAGTACAGCTCTTTGCACAAAGCCTGTTTCTACGGACGATGTCTGGGATTTCAG TTCTCACCAAGTCTTCGTCCGTTCCTCCAGACTATTGTCATAAGTATGATTTCGTTTGGGGAGACTTATGGTAAACAGCAATCTGGGCTAG gttTGGCAGCCCTGTCGCTCCTCACATCGGGGAAGTACGTCATTGATCCAGAGTTGCGTGGCGCAGAGTTCGAACGCATCACTCAGAATTTGGACTTGCAGTTCTGGAAGTCCTTCTGGAACATCACAGAGTCCGAGCTTTTAACA GGCTTTAGTAGAATAGCCTCCTACCCTGTACAGTTGAACCTCACGTTAACGATACCTCCCATTCCGTTACGACTACCTTTGGCATCAGACCCCAGTCTATCTACTGCTGTATCACCTCCACTGGCTCACTGGGGGCCCGGGCCTGTCCACATGCGTCTTATCTCCCACGAGCTTCGAGAAGGACAG GACAGTGAGGAACTGCTGGCGCTTTCTCGCGACAGTCCGCCCTCGGGATCTTCTTCCAATCTCGCGGGAGTGCAGAAGCAACCACCGTCCCCGTGGTTGCTCATTCATTTCCATGGGGGAGGCTTCGTGGCTCAGACATCCAGATCACATGAA AATTATCTGCGAAGCTGGTCCAAGCAGTTGAACGTTCCCGTTCTCTCCGTCGACTACTCTCTATCACCTGAAGCACCTTTTCCTCGAGCTCTTGAAGAGTGTTTCTACGCTTACTGCTGGGCCTTGAAAAACTGCCATCTGCTCG GTTCAACAGCAGACCGTATCTGCCTGGCTGGAGACAGCGCCGGGGGCAACCTTTGCATCACCGTGTCCATGAAAGCCATGACGTGCGGTATCCGGGTCCCTGACGGCATCATGGCTGCCTACCCGGCTACCTTGCTTACCACCGACGCCTCGCCCTCTCGCTTGCTCACACTCCTTGACCCACTGCTACCTTTGGGTGTTCTTGCCAAGTGCCTCAACGCCTATGCGG GTGCGGATTCTCAAACTGTACAACCTGCTGTGGGAAACAACAGTCTAAGAGCTTTAAGCAGAGACACTACAGTACTCTTAAGTGAGCTCACTCAGGGAGCCTCCAGCTGGATCCAATCATTCTTGCCGCCTTTGTGGCCTACAAGTAGAACCCCTTCGCAAACACCGACAGACTCCAAAAGCACAGAAAGGAATACAAGCCTTACCTCACCTGCAAACACCCAATGTCACGTGGATTACCCAGAAGGCTTCCAGCCTCTGCGGTCCCAGTGCCTTGCGGTTGTTCAGCCGACATCCTGTCCTATCATCAGGAACCCATTTGTGTCACCCCTGCTAGCGCCTGACAGCCTTCTACGAGGCTTGCCGCCTGTTCACCTCGTG GCCTCTGCTCTCGACGCTTTACTAGATGACTCCGTGATGTTCGCCAAGAAGCTACGAGACTTGGGCCAACCCGTTAGCTTGACGGTGGTGGAGGACCTGCCGCATGGCTTCCTCAGCCTGTTGCAGCTCTCCAAGGAGACTGAGGTCGCTGCAGAAATCTGCTTGGAGAAAATAAGGGAGATTTTCCGGAAGGAAGACACAGCAAACTGTTCTGACAAAGCAAGAAGAGATTAA
- the lipea gene encoding lipase, hormone-sensitive a isoform X2 → MDLKDVFSALDTVCEENISTFCGSSALADGAVNQRLVECLKQIQEHSRALKPTVASFTAVYHHYDFDAETPGNGYRTLIKVLHSCLLHILHKGLYIASNHKSSFFRADHNVSELEAYCSALRQLRALLYLAKRLINDNDFGQLYSLQDLDLSHRYVQEYSSLHKACFYGRCLGFQFSPSLRPFLQTIVISMISFGETYGKQQSGLGLAALSLLTSGKYVIDPELRGAEFERITQNLDLQFWKSFWNITESELLTGFSRIASYPVQLNLTLTIPPIPLRLPLASDPSLSTAVSPPLAHWGPGPVHMRLISHELREGQDSEELLALSRDSPPSGSSSNLAGVQKQPPSPWLLIHFHGGGFVAQTSRSHENYLRSWSKQLNVPVLSVDYSLSPEAPFPRALEECFYAYCWALKNCHLLGSTADRICLAGDSAGGNLCITVSMKAMTCGIRVPDGIMAAYPATLLTTDASPSRLLTLLDPLLPLGVLAKCLNAYAGADSQTVQPAVGNNSLRALSRDTTVLLSELTQGASSWIQSFLPPLWPTSRTPSQTPTDSKSTERNTSLTSPANTQCHVDYPEGFQPLRSQCLAVVQPTSCPIIRNPFVSPLLAPDSLLRGLPPVHLVASALDALLDDSVMFAKKLRDLGQPVSLTVVEDLPHGFLSLLQLSKETEVAAEICLEKIREIFRKEDTANCSDKARRD, encoded by the exons ATGGATCTCAAGGATGTATTTTCAGCCTTGGACACTGTCTGTGAAGAAAATATTTCCACTTTTTGTGGATCTTCCGCTCTCGCCGACGGCGCTGTTAACCAGCGTTTGGTAGAGTGCTTGAAGCAGATTCAGGAACACAGTCGGGCCCTCAAGCCGACAGTCGCTAGCTTCACTGCGGTCTACCACCATTATGACTTTGACGCAGAGACACCAGGGAACGGGTATCGCACATTAATCAAG GTGCTCCACTCGTGTCTTCTACACATCCTCCACAAGGGTCTCTACATCGCCTCGAATCACAAGAGCTCCTTCTTCCGGGCTGATCACAATGTTTCCGAATTGGAGGCTTACTGTAGCGCTTTGCGCCAGCTGCGAGCGCTACTCTACCTAGCCAAGCGGCTAATCAACGACAATGATTTCGGTCAACTGTACTCCTTACAGGACCTGGACCTAAGCCACAGATACGTGCAGGAGTACAGCTCTTTGCACAAAGCCTGTTTCTACGGACGATGTCTGGGATTTCAG TTCTCACCAAGTCTTCGTCCGTTCCTCCAGACTATTGTCATAAGTATGATTTCGTTTGGGGAGACTTATGGTAAACAGCAATCTGGGCTAG gttTGGCAGCCCTGTCGCTCCTCACATCGGGGAAGTACGTCATTGATCCAGAGTTGCGTGGCGCAGAGTTCGAACGCATCACTCAGAATTTGGACTTGCAGTTCTGGAAGTCCTTCTGGAACATCACAGAGTCCGAGCTTTTAACA GGCTTTAGTAGAATAGCCTCCTACCCTGTACAGTTGAACCTCACGTTAACGATACCTCCCATTCCGTTACGACTACCTTTGGCATCAGACCCCAGTCTATCTACTGCTGTATCACCTCCACTGGCTCACTGGGGGCCCGGGCCTGTCCACATGCGTCTTATCTCCCACGAGCTTCGAGAAGGACAG GACAGTGAGGAACTGCTGGCGCTTTCTCGCGACAGTCCGCCCTCGGGATCTTCTTCCAATCTCGCGGGAGTGCAGAAGCAACCACCGTCCCCGTGGTTGCTCATTCATTTCCATGGGGGAGGCTTCGTGGCTCAGACATCCAGATCACATGAA AATTATCTGCGAAGCTGGTCCAAGCAGTTGAACGTTCCCGTTCTCTCCGTCGACTACTCTCTATCACCTGAAGCACCTTTTCCTCGAGCTCTTGAAGAGTGTTTCTACGCTTACTGCTGGGCCTTGAAAAACTGCCATCTGCTCG GTTCAACAGCAGACCGTATCTGCCTGGCTGGAGACAGCGCCGGGGGCAACCTTTGCATCACCGTGTCCATGAAAGCCATGACGTGCGGTATCCGGGTCCCTGACGGCATCATGGCTGCCTACCCGGCTACCTTGCTTACCACCGACGCCTCGCCCTCTCGCTTGCTCACACTCCTTGACCCACTGCTACCTTTGGGTGTTCTTGCCAAGTGCCTCAACGCCTATGCGG GTGCGGATTCTCAAACTGTACAACCTGCTGTGGGAAACAACAGTCTAAGAGCTTTAAGCAGAGACACTACAGTACTCTTAAGTGAGCTCACTCAGGGAGCCTCCAGCTGGATCCAATCATTCTTGCCGCCTTTGTGGCCTACAAGTAGAACCCCTTCGCAAACACCGACAGACTCCAAAAGCACAGAAAGGAATACAAGCCTTACCTCACCTGCAAACACCCAATGTCACGTGGATTACCCAGAAGGCTTCCAGCCTCTGCGGTCCCAGTGCCTTGCGGTTGTTCAGCCGACATCCTGTCCTATCATCAGGAACCCATTTGTGTCACCCCTGCTAGCGCCTGACAGCCTTCTACGAGGCTTGCCGCCTGTTCACCTCGTG GCCTCTGCTCTCGACGCTTTACTAGATGACTCCGTGATGTTCGCCAAGAAGCTACGAGACTTGGGCCAACCCGTTAGCTTGACGGTGGTGGAGGACCTGCCGCATGGCTTCCTCAGCCTGTTGCAGCTCTCCAAGGAGACTGAGGTCGCTGCAGAAATCTGCTTGGAGAAAATAAGGGAGATTTTCCGGAAGGAAGACACAGCAAACTGTTCTGACAAAGCAAGAAGAGATTAA